Proteins found in one Sorghum bicolor cultivar BTx623 chromosome 1, Sorghum_bicolor_NCBIv3, whole genome shotgun sequence genomic segment:
- the LOC8056846 gene encoding cytochrome P450 90B2 encodes MGAMMASITRELLFFLPFILLALLALYTTTVAKCHATHHQWRRPKKKRPNLPPGALGWPFVGETFGYLRAHPATSVGRFMEQHVARYGKIYRSSLFGERTVVSADAGLNRYILQNEGRLFECSYPRSIGGILGKWSMLVLVGDAHREMRAISLNFLSSVRLRAVLLPEVERHTLLVLRSWPPSDGTFSAQHQAKKFTFNLMAKNIMSMDPGEEETERLRLEYITFMKGVVSAPLNFPGTAYWKALKSRASILGVIEKKMEDRLEKMSKENSSVEEDDLLGWALKQSNLSKEQILDLLLSLLFAGHETSSMALALAIFFLEGCPKAVQELREEHLEIARRQRQRGASKLSWEDYKEMVFTQCVINETLRLGNVVRFLHRKVIRDVHYNGYDIPRGWKILPVLAAVHLDSSLYEDPNRFNPWRWKSNAPSSFMPYGGGPRLCAGSELAKLEIAIFLHHLVLNFRWELAEADQAFVYPFVDFPKGLPIRVQRIADDQGHRSVLTESTM; translated from the exons ATGGGCGCCATGATGGCCTCCATAACCAGGGagctcctcttcttcctccccttcATCCTGCTGGCCCTCCTCGCCCTGTACACCACCACCGTCGCCAAATGCCACGCCACCCACCACCAGTGGCGCCGGCCGAAGAAGAAGCGGCCGAACCTGCCCCCGGGCGCCCTCGGATGGCCTTTCGTCGGCGAGACCTTCGGCTACCTCCGCGCCCACCCGGCCACCTCCGTCGGCCGCTTCATGGAGCAGCACGTCGCACG GTACGGCAAGATATACCGGTCGAGCCTGTTCGGGGAGCGGACGGTGGTGTCGGCGGACGCGGGGCTGAACCGCTACATCCTGCAGAACGAGGGGCGGCTGTTCGAGTGCAGCTACCCGCGCAGCATCGGCGGCATCCTGGGCAAGTGGTCCATGCTGGTGCTGGTGGGCGACGCGCACCGGGAGATGCGCGCCATCTCGCTCAACTTCCTCAGCTCCGTCCGCCTCCGCGCCGTGCTGCTGCCGGAGGTGGAGCGCCACACCCTGCTGGTGCTCCGCTCCTGGCCGCCCTCCGACGGCACCTTCTCCGCGCAGCACCAAGCCAAGAAG TTCACGTTTAACCTGATGGCGAAGAACATAATGAGCATGGACCCCGGCGAGGAGGAGACGGAGCGGCTGCGGCTGGAGTACATCACCTTCATGAAGGGCGTCGTGTCAGCGCCGCTCAACTTCCCGGGCACGGCCTACTGGAAGGCGCTCAAG TCACGCGCGTCCATACTTGGAGTAAtagagaagaagatggaggaCAGGCTTGAGAAAATGAGCAAGGAGAACTCGAGTGTGGAGGAAGATGATCTTCTTGGATGGGCCCTGAAGCAGTCCAATCTGTCAAAGGAACAGATCCTGGACCTCTTGCTGAGCCTGCTCTTCGCTGGGCACGAGACCTCGTCAATGGCGCTGGCCCTCGCCATCTTCTTCCTTGAAGGATGCCCTAAGGCTGTTCAAGAACTCCGG GAAGAGCATCTGGAGATTGCTAGGAGACAAAGGCAAAGAGGGGCGTCCAAATTGAGCTGGGAAGACTACAAGGAAATGGTTTTCACGCAATGT GTTATAAACGAGACATTGCGGCTTGGCAACGTGGTCAGGTTCCTGCACCGGAAGGTCATCCGAGATGTGCACTACAATG GGTACGACATACCACGGGGGTGGAAAATCCTGCCGGTTTTAGCGGCAGTGCATCTGGATTCGTCGTTGTACGAGGACCCCAACCGGTTCAACCCTTGGAGATGGAAG AGCAACGCGCCGAGCAGTTTCATGCCGTACGGCGGCGGGCCGCGGCTGTGCGCCGGGTCGGAGCTGGCCAAGCTGGAGATCGCCATCTTCCTGCACCACCTGGTGCTCAACTTCCGGTGGGAGCTGGCGGAGGCGGACCAGGCCTTCGTCTACCCCTTCGTCGACTTCCCCAAGGGCCTGCCGATCAGGGTCCAGCGGATCGCCGACGACCAAGGGCATCGCAGCGTTTTGACCGAGAGCACAATGTAG